CGTTGTTGAAACCCATGCGATTGACGAGGGCGCTGTCGGCGGGCAGGCGGAACAGGCGCGGTCGGTCGTTGCCCGGCTGCGCGCGCGAGGTGAGCGTGCCGACCTCGATCGCGCCGAAGCCGAGCGCCCCCAGCGCTCCGATGCCCTCGGCGTCTTTGTCGAAACCCGCGGCGAGTCCGATGGGGTTCGGAAAATCGATTCCGAACGCGCGAACGCGAAGTCGCGGATCATCCGAGCCGAGCACGCGCCGCGCCGGCGCCGCAACGCCGGGAATCGCCATCAGGAAACGAAGTGCCGCGAAGGCGAAACGGTGGACGGATTCGGGATCGAAGAGAAAGAGGAACGGGCGGATCAGAACGCGGTAGAGCATGGCGGGCGCAACCTACCAAGTTCGCCGGGCGCGGGCAAGGAAATTCGCTGAAGGGTCCCGAGAATGCGGGGACACGCACCGCTGCGCGCTGCATGTCCCCGACTTCGCTCGGCACCCCTCTCGGGAACACGGGGACACGCACCGCTGCGCGTTGCATGTCCCCGACTTCGCTCGGCACCCCTCTCCCGCCTGGCGGGAGAGGGGCAGGGGTGAGGGCCGCGCGGGCAGGGGTGAGGGCCGCGCCGATCACGGCGCGATCAGCAGCTTGCCCCGCGTGCGCCGCGCCTCGATGTCGGCGTGCGCCAAGGCGACCTCGTCCAGCGCATACACCCGATGGATCGGCAAGTGAATCTCGCCTGATGCGAGCCACACGATCATGCGCTCCGCTCCGGCTTCGTGCTCGGCGTGTGCGGCGGTCATGCTGGAAAACAGGTGGTAGAGCCGCAGCGCCGGGCTCTTCATAAACGCGCGCATGAGGGCGACGTAGAGCCCCTTGGGGCTCGGCGGGCCCGCCGCCTGACCATACATCACGATCGTGCCGAAGGTCGCGACGCCCGCGAGGTCGCCTTCCAGCGTTCGCTCGCCGACGCAGTTGTAAATTACGTCCGCGCCGCGTCCCCCGGTCATCTCGAGCACGCGTTCCGAAATGCTTTCGCGCGAATACACAACGGTATCGTCCGCGCCGAGTCCGCGCGCGAACGCGGCCTTTTCGTCGTCGCCCACGAGACCGATCACGCGCGAGCCGGACCGCCGCAGCAATTGGCACAGCAGCGATCCCACGCCGCCCGCCGCGGCGTACACCACCGCCGTTCCGCCGTCAGGCGGCGGCGCGACCGTGTGCGAGAGGTGATACGCCGTCATGCCCGCCACGGGCAGGCCCGCCGCCGTCGCGAGATCGAGACGCTCGCCGAGCGCAATTACCGCGCCCTCGCGCGCGATCGCATACTCGGCGTAGCCCCCGCCGGAGTGCGTGGCGCATACGCGGTCGCCTTCGCGCAGATGCGCGACGCATTCACCCACGGCGTCGACCGTGCCCGCGGTCTCGACGCCCGGAACGAACGGCAGGTCGGGCTGCCCGAGATAGCGCCCCGCGCGCGTCATGACGTCGGCGAAATTCACGCCCGCCGCCTCGACGCGAATCCGCACCTCGCCGGGCCCGGGGTCGGGGATCGACGCTTCGCGCACGGCGAGGACCTCGGGGCCGCCGGTGCGCTCGATGACGACCGCGCGCATGGTCGGGCTTTCGGAATCGACCGGCGTTTCTTGCGTCATCGGGGTCTCCGTGTTAGGCGGGAACGATCATTTCGCGACGCGGGCGGGGGCGCAAGATGGCGACGCGCAAAAAGGCGCAGGCCGAATATAAACCCAAGTACCTGGGAAAGCCGGTCAAAGGGCCGATCGACCGCGTGGAGCTGATCCCGTGGACCGGCGGCGAGATCCGCGTGCGTCTCGACTGCGCCGAATTCACCTCGATGTGCCCCGTGACCGGGCAGCCCGATTTCGGCGCGCTCGACATCGAGTACGTGCCCGATTGTTACCTCGTCGAGACAAAATCGCTGAAGCTGTTCCTGCAGGGTTATCGCGACCGCCGCGCCTTCAACGAGCAGATCGTCGCTGAGCTCTCCCTGACGCTCTTCCAGCAGCTTCGCCCGCTGTGGCTGCGCGTCACGGGACGATACAACCGACGCGGCGGAATCGCCCTGACGTGCGCCGCGGAGCACGGCAAGCAGCCCGACGCCTGGGATCTCGCGAACGATTCCGCCGACTGAATCCGTGACGGAGTGAAAAATGGATTGACAGGTCGTTTTTCGCGGCGTATTGTGCATATGCACATAATAGAAGGCTTTTGCGATGTGCGCCCGACCGATGAAACCCCGATTCTGCCGCTGCCCGTGGGGCGGTCGCGCCTTCAAACCGACGCAGACCCCGATGCACGCGCTCGACAAGATCCCTCTTGCCCACGACGAGCTCGAGGTGCTGCGGCTTTGCGATCTGCTCGGAAAAACACAGGAGGAAGCCGGGCAGGAGATGGGCGTTTCGCGCGGGACGGTTCAACGGTTGGCGACATCGGCTCGCGCCAAGGTCGCACGCGCACTGGTCGAAGGCTGCGCACTGATCCTGGGGGATTCCCCCATCACTGAGGAGAATTGACATGAATATCTGTATTCCGGTCGAACAGGACAACGGTCTCGACAGCGCGGTTTGCGCGCACTTCGGCTCCGCGCCGTTTTTCCTCATGGTCGATACCGACACGCAGGCATGCCGCGCGATTCCCAATCGCAATCAGCATCACGCGCACGGGATGTGCCAGCCGCTCGCGGCACTCGCCGGCGAGCATCCCGACGCGATCGTCGTCGGCGGAATCGGCCGCGGCGCGTTGATGCGCCTGGTCGAAGGTGGTCTGCGCGTATACCGGGCTGCTCCGGGGACGGCTCGACAACTCACCGAGGCGCTGATCGCCGGGCGGCTCGCTCCGATGAGCGAATTGGAGACGTGTGGCGGGCACGGGCATGCGCATCAACACGGGCACGGCCAGATGTCGTCGTAGCAATCGACCCGAAATTGACATTTCCCG
This DNA window, taken from Deltaproteobacteria bacterium, encodes the following:
- the queF gene encoding preQ(1) synthase, coding for MATRKKAQAEYKPKYLGKPVKGPIDRVELIPWTGGEIRVRLDCAEFTSMCPVTGQPDFGALDIEYVPDCYLVETKSLKLFLQGYRDRRAFNEQIVAELSLTLFQQLRPLWLRVTGRYNRRGGIALTCAAEHGKQPDAWDLANDSAD
- a CDS encoding NifB/NifX family molybdenum-iron cluster-binding protein; the encoded protein is MNICIPVEQDNGLDSAVCAHFGSAPFFLMVDTDTQACRAIPNRNQHHAHGMCQPLAALAGEHPDAIVVGGIGRGALMRLVEGGLRVYRAAPGTARQLTEALIAGRLAPMSELETCGGHGHAHQHGHGQMSS
- a CDS encoding DUF134 domain-containing protein — its product is MCARPMKPRFCRCPWGGRAFKPTQTPMHALDKIPLAHDELEVLRLCDLLGKTQEEAGQEMGVSRGTVQRLATSARAKVARALVEGCALILGDSPITEEN
- a CDS encoding quinone oxidoreductase; the protein is MTQETPVDSESPTMRAVVIERTGGPEVLAVREASIPDPGPGEVRIRVEAAGVNFADVMTRAGRYLGQPDLPFVPGVETAGTVDAVGECVAHLREGDRVCATHSGGGYAEYAIAREGAVIALGERLDLATAAGLPVAGMTAYHLSHTVAPPPDGGTAVVYAAAGGVGSLLCQLLRRSGSRVIGLVGDDEKAAFARGLGADDTVVYSRESISERVLEMTGGRGADVIYNCVGERTLEGDLAGVATFGTIVMYGQAAGPPSPKGLYVALMRAFMKSPALRLYHLFSSMTAAHAEHEAGAERMIVWLASGEIHLPIHRVYALDEVALAHADIEARRTRGKLLIAP